GATTGTGACCTCGTTGCGTGACACGGGCGTCACCGTACGCCAGCATTGGCAATCGTGACTCGTGCTTTGGTGACCGCCCCGTTGCGCGGCGACGGGTTCGATAAGTTGCGACGACTGGCCGACGTGGTCTACGACCCGTGGATCGACCAGCGGCCGCTCCGCATCTACACCGCCGAGCAACTGGCCGAGCGGATCTCTGCAGTGGGCGCTGATGTCGTTGTGGTGGAAGGCGATTCGGTCAGCGGCCCGGTGTTCGAACTGGGCTTGCGGGCCATCGCCTCCACCCGCGGGGATCCCAACAACGTCGACGTGCCCGGCGCGACCGCCGCCGGTATCCCGGTGCTGTTCACTCCTGCCCGCAACGCGGACGGGGTCGCCGAGATGACGCTCGCGCTGCTGTTCGCCGCCACCCGTCACGTGCTTGGCGCCGACGCCGATGTGCGGGCCGGCCAGGTGTTTCGCGATGGCACCATTCCGTACCAGCGGTTCCGGGCGTGGGAGATTGCCGGCTTGACCGCAGGCCTCGTCGGCCTCGGCGCGGTGGGCCGCGCGGTGAAGTGGCGGCTGTCCGGACTGGGGGTGCGGGTGATCGCCTGCGACCCGTACAACGACGAGGCCCGCCACAGCCTCGACGAGCTGCTCGCCGAGGCCGACATCGTGTCGTTGCACGCGCCGGTCACCGACGACACGGTGGGCATGATCGGCGCCAAGCAATTCGCCGCGATGCGCGACGGCGTGGTGTTCCTCAACACCGCGCGGGCGCAGCTGCACGACACCGACGCGCTCGTCGACGCGCTGCGCAGCGGCAAAGTCGCGGCGGCTGGGCTGGATCATTTCGCCGGTGAGTGGCTGCCCGTGGATCACCCGCTGGTGGGCATGCCCAACGTCGTGCTCACCCCGCACATCGGCGGGGCCACGTGGAACACTGAGGCGCGACAGGCGCAGATGGTGGCCGACGACCTGGAAGCAGTGCTGTCGGGCCGAAGGCCGGCACACATCGTCAACCCGGAGGTGCTAGGACCATGTCCGTGACATTCGTGGTCAACCCCGAGGCCGCGGTGCTGGCCGCGGCCAAGGACATGCTGCGGCGCGGGCTGGTCGAGGGAACCGCGGGCAACATCTCGGCCCGCCGCGAAGACGGCAACCTCGTTATCACGCCGTCGTCGGTCGACTACGCCGAGATGACGCGGGACGATCTGGTTGTGGTCGACCCCGACGGGGGTGTGCTGCAGGCCGCCGACGGCCGGTCTCCGTCGACCGAGATGAAGTTGCACCTGGCCTGCTACAAGGCTTTCGACGACATCGGCAGCGTCATCCACAGCCATCCGGTGTGGGCGACGATGTTCGCGATTGCGCACCAACCGATTCCGGCCTGCATCGACGAGTTCGCGGTGTACTGCGGCGGGGATATCCGCTGCACGGAGTATGCGGCCTCGGGAACCCCGGAGGTCGGCACTAACGCCGTCAAGGCGTTGGAAGGCAGGGCTGCCGCGCTGATCGCCAACCATGGTTTGGTGGCGGTCGGACCGCGTCCCGATCGGGTGTTGCACGTCACCGCTTTGGTCGAGCGGACAGCGCAGATCGTTTGGGGTGCAAAAGCTTTGGGTGGACCGGTACCGATTCCCGACGACGTCAACGCCGGCTTCGCCGGTATCTACAGCTATTTGCGCGCAAACCCTACGTAGTGCGAGCAGACGCAAAAGCACCCATTTCGTGCCGAAATGCGGTGTTTTTGCGTCTTTTCGCGAACCGACAAGACGAAGAACGTCGAGGCGACGCCAAGATGTTGTGTCGACAGCTACGAGACCCGCCATCTCACCCTGACGTCGCTGATGCGGGATCGTAGCTCAGCCGGCCAGCACGAGCGCCCGACCTCCGCGCCAGTTGCGAGGCGCGTCGCCGTGCATGCGGCGGAACAACCTGCTGAAATATCCCGGGTCACAGATCCCGACCCTCCTCGCTACTTCTCGAACGGGAAGGTCGGTGTCGGCAAGCAGGCTGCGGGCTTCGGCCATGCGGCGCTCGATGATCCACTCTTGCACCGTGCGCCCGGTACGGCGGCGGACGATGGTCGTCAAATGGCCCGGCGTCATACCCAGTTCGTGCGCGACGTCGCGCAGCGACAGCGGCTCGCGGTAGCGCCGGTCGATGACCGCGAACACCTCGGCCAGTAGCGGTTCGCCGCTGCGCCGCAGATCGCCAACGACGTCGCCGACCAGCCGTGCGAGATCGATGAGCAGCAGCGTCAAATGCGCCAGCGCCGCCTGCCGGTAACCCTCCTGGCGGGTGGCCAGTTCCGTTTCGATAGCTCCGATCGCGGCGGCCCACGCCGAACAGCGGTCCGGCGGTACGGTCAGTTCGAGCACTGCGCCGGAGCGGCCGTGCAGGAACGGGAACAGCAGTGGATGCGCGCGCCACGCCGGCCACGGCGAGCGCCCGTCGCCGCCCAGTGCGGCGGGGTCGAAGAACAGGCCGACCCCACCGTCGACGCGACTCACCCGCTCGAGGTCGATCACTTGACCCGGAGCAACCACGTAGACGAGCCCCGCCGCGTGCACGTACCACAAGGCCGGGAAGTCGTGGATGTGACGTCCGCGTTCCAGGACGTCGTCCCGGCCGCGCCGCACCACCGATACCGGCGGCGTGTTCGGGTCGGCCCGGTATGCGTAGACCGGCACCCCGCCGTGGTGGCGAACCAGCCGAGCAGCTGCCGTCATAGCTTAAAATAATCCCACTTTCGCTGACTATTGCCTGATTAACCGTAGTGCCAACGATTCACCATAGAAGCATGACCGAACATCGTCTACATCGATTCCTGGCCAACCGCCATGATTACCTGCCCGCCGCCGGCCGTGACATCTTCCTTCCCGGTTACGACCTCGTGTCCCGGCTGTTCGGCATGACTAAGGTCCATGACACCCTCATCGCCCAGGCCGAACTCGACGGCAGTCAGCGTGTGCTGGAAATCGGCTGCGGCACCGGCAGTGTCGCTGTGCGCGCCAAGCATGCTCATCCGGGCGTCGAACTGATCGGCTGCGACCCCGACCCGCGGGCGTTGGCCCGAGCGCGACGAAAAGCGCAGGGGATCAGTGGAATTCGCTTCGACCACGGTTATGCCCAACAGCTGCCGTACGCGGATGACGAATTCGACCGGGTACTGTCGTCGATGATGCTGCACCATCTCCCTGACGACGTGAAACCCAAAGCAGCGGCGGAAATCTTTCGTGTCCTGCGCCCCGGCGGCAGACTGCACCTGGTGGACATCGGCGGCGAGATGACGGCTCGGGACGGTCTGGCGGCGCGGCGGATGCTGCGCAGCCGCCACATCGCCGGAAACCTCGGCGACTCGATTCCGCGGCTGCTGCGCGCGGCCGGGTTCGACTGCAGGGAGATCGCCACCCAACGGCATCGCTTTGTGGGACGCCTCAACTACTATCGCGCCACCCGTCCCGCTTAACTGCCGCAGCGCGGGCGCACTAGCGCTGGTCGAACGCCACCTTGACCGCGCCTGACTCGGCCTGGTTGGCGATCGCGAGGAAGGCATCGCGCCACTGCTCGAGCCGAAAGGTGTGAGTAAGCATGGGCCGCAAGTCAATCCGGCCGTCGACCACCAAATCCAAATAGTGGGCGATAGCGTGCTTGCGCACCCCGTCGACCTCTTCGACGCCGAAGGCGTTCGAACCCACCCAGCTGATCTCCTTGAAGTACAAAGGACTCCACTCCCAGCGACCGGGCGCATGCACCCCTGCCTTCACCAAGGTTCCGCGCGCCCTGAGCACGCGGACCCCGACTTCGAACGTTTCCGGCTTGCCGACGGTGTCATAGACGACATCGATCGGTCCGGGAAACGCCATCGGCAGTCCTTGCAGGGGCTGGTGCAGGCGACCACCTCCCCATGCCACCAACTCCTCGATCACCGCCAGTCGTGGCTCGTGAGCTAGCACTTTGGCGGCGCCGAACCGGCGGGCCAGATGTGCCTGGGTGTCGAAACGCGCCACCACCGCCACTGCCACGTCCGGGTAAAGCGCCCGCAACAGAGCGACGGCGCACAACCCCAGCGAACCGGCGCCGTACACCAGGACCCGACCCGACGAAGGCGGCGGATGGCGGGTAATCGCGTGCAGCGACACCGAACACGGGTCGGCGAACACAGCTAGCTCATCGGGCACCGAGTCGGGTACCGCGAACAGCATGCTGTCGTGGGCCGGCATGAGCTCGGCGTAGCCGCCGGTCACGTCGGCCGACACCCCGGTGTGGATACCCGGTTTGATGTCGCCGTCGCAGAAACTCCAGCACAGGCTGTAGTCGCCGGCTTGGCATGCGGGACAGGAGGGTTCGACGCCGCGTGGCCCGCAGGAAAGCCATGGGTTGAGCACGACGCGTTGACCGATCTCTAGGCCGCGGGCCTGCGGTCCGACCGTCACTACGTCGGCGACCACCTCGTGCCCCATGACTTGCGGGAACGAGCAGAAGGGGGCCAGCGCGTTGTCGGTGTCGCCCTCGCCGAAGTCGAGCAGAATCTGCTTGGAATCGGACCCGCAGATTCCGGTCAGCCTGGGCCGGGTGATCACCCAGTCGTCATGCAGCAGACGAGGGTCCGGAATATCCTGCAGCGCAACAGGACTGCGCGCAAGCGCATCATCTGGCCCCTGGAACGGTGCTGGCGGGACCCCGAATACCAATGCTTTCATCGGCGTGCCATCGCGGCCGCACCGGCGATGTAGATGTCGATGTCGGCGTTCTTGGTGTCCACGACCGCCTTCATGTCGGGCAGATAGTGCTCGAAGCGGTCGCTGCCCAGAGCGGCGATGATCCCGTCTGCCACTTCGTTGGGGGACACCTTGGGTCCGCTATACAGCGGCTCCTCGTTGTCGGGCTGGTCCCAGATCTCGGTGTCGACGGGTCCGGGCTCGATCAGCTTGACCGACACACCGGTCGCCTGCAGGTCGACTGCCATCGATTCGCTCCAACCGCACAGAGCGAATTTGCTTGCGCAATAGGCGGCTTCATGGACGATCCCGAGCCGACCGCCCACGCTGGCCACGTTGACGATGATGCCGGCGTCACGGGACAGCATGCGAGGCAGCACCGCCAGGGTAAGGCGCATCGGCGCGAAGAAGTTGACCCGCATGACGGCCTCCACCTCGGCGGGGTCCAAGGCGGTGACGACCCGCCGCTTGGGAATAGCGGCGTTGTTGACCAACACGTCGATACCGCCCAGGGTGTCCCAGACCTCCAGCGCCAGCTGGCCGACTTTCGCGGTGTCGGCCAGATCGGCCACCCACATCGTCGACGCCGACGACGTCCTACGGCAGTCGGCCAGGACCGCGGCCAGACGCTGCGAGCGACGGGCAATCAGCCCGACCACCGCGCCGCGGGCCGCCAGCCGGCGGGCCAGCGCGGCGCCCACACCGGAGGAGGCGCCGGTGATCAGTACCCGTTTGCCCGCCACCGCGAACCCCATGGCCAAAGCCTCGCGCGGTTGACCGGCCATGGCAAGCAGCACGCCGACAAGTTTGTTATATTGGCTAAGTAACGAGTGGAGGGGTTTGCGATGGCACGCACAGACAACGACACCTGGGACCTGGCCTCGAGCGTGGGGGCGACCGCGACGATGGTCGCGGCCGCCCGCGCGATGGCGACGAAGGCCGACCGTCCGCTGATCAACGATCCGTTCGCCGAGCCGCTGGTGCGAGCCGTAGGCATCGACCTGTTTACCCGGCTGGCCAGCGGCGAGTTGACGCCCGCCGATCTCGAGGACGGCGCGGGCACCAACCGCATGACCGACAACATGGCGGTCCGCACCAAGTTTTTCGACGAGTTCTTCCTCGACGCGACCAACGCCGGCATCACCCAGGCGGTGATCCTGGCATCCGGACTCGACTCGCGGGCCTACCGGCTGCCCTGGCCGTCCGGCACCACGGTTTACGAGATCGACCAGCCACAGGTCATCGAGTTCAAATCCCGCACCCTTGCCGAGCTGGGCGCCAAGCCCACGGCGTTCCGGCGCGCGGTCGCGATCGATTTGCGCGACGACTGGCCGACGGCGCTACGCGCCGCGGGCTTCGACCCCGCCAAGCCCACGGCGTGGAGCGCCGAGGGGCTGCTGGGCTACTTGCCGCCCGAAGCGCAGGACCGTCTGCTGGACACGATCACCGCGCTCAGCGCGCCCGGCAGCCGGATCGCCACCGAAAGCGGGCCGAACCGCGACCCGGCTGCGGTGGAGCGGATGAAGGAACGGATGCGCGGCATTTCCCAGCGCTGGCGTGAACACGGCTTGGACCTCGACATGACCGAGCTGGTCTACTTCGGCGACCGCAACGAGGCCGCACAATATCTCGCCGACCATGGTTGGCAGATAACCGGGACCAGCATCCGGGATCTGTTCGCAGCCAACGGGCTTGCGCCCATCGACGACAACGACATACCGTTTGCCGACCGGCTCTACGTCAGCGGCACGCTCGGATAAGCTTCGCCGATGACACGGACAGATGACGACACGTGGGATCTGGCTTCCAGCGTCGGCGCGACCGCGACGATGATCGCAGCGGGACGCGCGCTGGCCACCAACAACCGCTTGATCGACGATCCGTTCGCCGAACCACTCGTGCGCGCGGTGGGCTTGGAGTTCTTCATCAAGATGATCGACGGCGACATCGATTTGTCGGAAATCGAGAACGCCTCGCCCGCCCGGATGCAAGCCATCATCGACGGAGTCGCGGTGCGCACCAAGTATTTCGACGACCGCCTCATCGAAGCGATGAACGCCGGCGTGCGTCAAGCGGTGATCCTCGCCGCGGGGCTCGATGCACGCGCCTACCGGCTGGCCTGGCCGGCGGACACGGTGGTCTTCGAGGTCGACCAGCCGCAAGTGGTCGACTTCAAGGCGGCCACGCTGGCCGGTCTCGGCGCCAAGCCGAGGGCGGCGCGGCGCACGGTTGGCATCGACCTGCGGTCAGATTGGCCCGCTGCGTTACGGGCGGCAGGCCTGGATCCCACGGTGCCCACCGCATGGCTTGCCGAAGGCCTGCTGATCTACTTGCCGCCTGACGCCCAGGACCGGTTGTTCGACAACATCACCGCGCTCAGCGTGCCCGCAAGCACCATCGCCACCGAATACGTGCCTGGCATCAAGGATTTCGATCCCGACCGCGCCCGCGAGCTGTCCCGCCCACTTCGTGACCACGGCGTGGACATCGACATGCCGTCGCTGGTATACGCCGGCGAGCGCAGTCACGTCGTCGACTACCTCGACGCCAAGGGATGGGAGATGAGCAGCCTGTCCCGCACGGAACTGTTTGAGCGCC
This Mycobacterium xenopi DNA region includes the following protein-coding sequences:
- a CDS encoding class I SAM-dependent methyltransferase; its protein translation is MTEHRLHRFLANRHDYLPAAGRDIFLPGYDLVSRLFGMTKVHDTLIAQAELDGSQRVLEIGCGTGSVAVRAKHAHPGVELIGCDPDPRALARARRKAQGISGIRFDHGYAQQLPYADDEFDRVLSSMMLHHLPDDVKPKAAAEIFRVLRPGGRLHLVDIGGEMTARDGLAARRMLRSRHIAGNLGDSIPRLLRAAGFDCREIATQRHRFVGRLNYYRATRPA
- a CDS encoding L-fuculose-phosphate aldolase, with the protein product MTFVVNPEAAVLAAAKDMLRRGLVEGTAGNISARREDGNLVITPSSVDYAEMTRDDLVVVDPDGGVLQAADGRSPSTEMKLHLACYKAFDDIGSVIHSHPVWATMFAIAHQPIPACIDEFAVYCGGDIRCTEYAASGTPEVGTNAVKALEGRAAALIANHGLVAVGPRPDRVLHVTALVERTAQIVWGAKALGGPVPIPDDVNAGFAGIYSYLRANPT
- a CDS encoding helix-turn-helix transcriptional regulator, whose protein sequence is MTAAARLVRHHGGVPVYAYRADPNTPPVSVVRRGRDDVLERGRHIHDFPALWYVHAAGLVYVVAPGQVIDLERVSRVDGGVGLFFDPAALGGDGRSPWPAWRAHPLLFPFLHGRSGAVLELTVPPDRCSAWAAAIGAIETELATRQEGYRQAALAHLTLLLIDLARLVGDVVGDLRRSGEPLLAEVFAVIDRRYREPLSLRDVAHELGMTPGHLTTIVRRRTGRTVQEWIIERRMAEARSLLADTDLPVREVARRVGICDPGYFSRLFRRMHGDAPRNWRGGRALVLAG
- a CDS encoding zinc-dependent alcohol dehydrogenase translates to MKALVFGVPPAPFQGPDDALARSPVALQDIPDPRLLHDDWVITRPRLTGICGSDSKQILLDFGEGDTDNALAPFCSFPQVMGHEVVADVVTVGPQARGLEIGQRVVLNPWLSCGPRGVEPSCPACQAGDYSLCWSFCDGDIKPGIHTGVSADVTGGYAELMPAHDSMLFAVPDSVPDELAVFADPCSVSLHAITRHPPPSSGRVLVYGAGSLGLCAVALLRALYPDVAVAVVARFDTQAHLARRFGAAKVLAHEPRLAVIEELVAWGGGRLHQPLQGLPMAFPGPIDVVYDTVGKPETFEVGVRVLRARGTLVKAGVHAPGRWEWSPLYFKEISWVGSNAFGVEEVDGVRKHAIAHYLDLVVDGRIDLRPMLTHTFRLEQWRDAFLAIANQAESGAVKVAFDQR
- a CDS encoding SDR family NAD(P)-dependent oxidoreductase is translated as MAGKRVLITGASSGVGAALARRLAARGAVVGLIARRSQRLAAVLADCRRTSSASTMWVADLADTAKVGQLALEVWDTLGGIDVLVNNAAIPKRRVVTALDPAEVEAVMRVNFFAPMRLTLAVLPRMLSRDAGIIVNVASVGGRLGIVHEAAYCASKFALCGWSESMAVDLQATGVSVKLIEPGPVDTEIWDQPDNEEPLYSGPKVSPNEVADGIIAALGSDRFEHYLPDMKAVVDTKNADIDIYIAGAAAMARR
- a CDS encoding class I SAM-dependent methyltransferase, producing the protein MARTDNDTWDLASSVGATATMVAAARAMATKADRPLINDPFAEPLVRAVGIDLFTRLASGELTPADLEDGAGTNRMTDNMAVRTKFFDEFFLDATNAGITQAVILASGLDSRAYRLPWPSGTTVYEIDQPQVIEFKSRTLAELGAKPTAFRRAVAIDLRDDWPTALRAAGFDPAKPTAWSAEGLLGYLPPEAQDRLLDTITALSAPGSRIATESGPNRDPAAVERMKERMRGISQRWREHGLDLDMTELVYFGDRNEAAQYLADHGWQITGTSIRDLFAANGLAPIDDNDIPFADRLYVSGTLG
- a CDS encoding class I SAM-dependent methyltransferase, with amino-acid sequence MTRTDDDTWDLASSVGATATMIAAGRALATNNRLIDDPFAEPLVRAVGLEFFIKMIDGDIDLSEIENASPARMQAIIDGVAVRTKYFDDRLIEAMNAGVRQAVILAAGLDARAYRLAWPADTVVFEVDQPQVVDFKAATLAGLGAKPRAARRTVGIDLRSDWPAALRAAGLDPTVPTAWLAEGLLIYLPPDAQDRLFDNITALSVPASTIATEYVPGIKDFDPDRARELSRPLRDHGVDIDMPSLVYAGERSHVVDYLDAKGWEMSSLSRTELFERHGFDVPAAEDDDPLGEIIFVSGTLRA
- a CDS encoding NAD(P)-dependent oxidoreductase, whose protein sequence is MAIVTRALVTAPLRGDGFDKLRRLADVVYDPWIDQRPLRIYTAEQLAERISAVGADVVVVEGDSVSGPVFELGLRAIASTRGDPNNVDVPGATAAGIPVLFTPARNADGVAEMTLALLFAATRHVLGADADVRAGQVFRDGTIPYQRFRAWEIAGLTAGLVGLGAVGRAVKWRLSGLGVRVIACDPYNDEARHSLDELLAEADIVSLHAPVTDDTVGMIGAKQFAAMRDGVVFLNTARAQLHDTDALVDALRSGKVAAAGLDHFAGEWLPVDHPLVGMPNVVLTPHIGGATWNTEARQAQMVADDLEAVLSGRRPAHIVNPEVLGPCP